The nucleotide sequence AAATGGCGCATGGCGCTGAAGATCAGCACGATTTTCTGCGGATGGTGCGGCACATAGTCGGTTTCGGCTGCCACCTCGGCGAGCAGCACCGCATCGCGCTGCGGGTCCAGCGCTTGCAAACTGGGTAAATCGAAAGACAGCTGATCACCCAGCACTAAAGCAAGACGGCGAGCACTCATAAAACAACAACCTCGGTTTGTGGGAAGCGCCGTAAGTGGCTAAGTAGAATGTGATAAGCGTCAAGGCTGAATGCCTGCGCAGGCTGCTGGCGGGCTGCATCAATCAGCTTGGGGTCGTCAACCGTGGCCACATGTCGCCACTGATCAAGCACATGCCATTGGCAAAGCCCCTGCTCCAGATCGCGCTCGACCCAAGCAACCGGCCCCGACCACGGCCAGGTGGCCACACGTAATTGTTCACAGGCGGCGAGCAAGCGAGCATCGTGCACCTCGCGCGGTTCAAGCCCGCAACAGGCACCGCGGCACACGCCCAGCTGCGTGGCAAAACAGGCGCCTTCGCCACCTTCCAGGCCGAGCAATTTAAGGCATAACTGGTTGCGCGCGGCCTCGCTGCGCAACCAGGCCTGCGCTTGCCGCCGCGAGCGGAACAGGCCGACGCTGCTGTCAGCTAAAACGCCCTGCCCAACTATTTGCAACTCAGGCTGCAGGCCTTTGACGCCGGGCATCAGCGCCCATGTCAGCAGGTCGCGCTGGCGCCGCAGTTGGCGGTTGTACAACGGTAATAGCCGTTTCACTTCAGCGGATTCCAGCAGCAGCGCGCCCAATTCGCCGGCCGTAGGTTGCACACCAATCTCACGCACCTGCTGGGCCATTTGCAGGGTGCGGCGGCTGTGATGATCATTCTGAAAATGCGACTGCACGCGTTGCCGCAGATTTCGGCTTTTGCCGATGTACAGCAACGCCTGATTCTCACCGTAAAAATAATAAACGCCTGGCCTGGCAGGCAATGCTTGCAGGCGCGCGGCCGTCATAAAGCGCGGCACGGCAGCTTTGCGCAGCTGTCTTGCGACTTGCAGGTTCAAGGCATCTGCCGGCACTTGCGCCACCAGCGCCGACAGCAATTGCCAGACCGCTTCGGCGTCGGGCAAGGCGCGATGCTGGAAAAAGCGACTGATTGACTGCCCCTCACACAAGGCATCAAGGCTGTGGCAGGGCAAATCAGGCCAAGCAGCGCGGGCCAGCTGCAATGTGCACAACTGGCGATAACGCACCGTTTGCCCCGCCAGAGCAAAGCCACGGCGCAAGAAAGCATGGGCGACACGCAAGTTATGGCCGACCACAACCCGGCCTTCTAGGCACTGCGCCAGCGCCTCAGCAATCTCGACAAAACGCGGTTGATCCGCCAGCTCGGCTGGCAGCACCCCGGACACGCGTGAAATACGCGAGGGCAAAGCGCAGGCCGGGTTTAGCAGCCATGCGTGCCGAGCCACTACGCAGCCATTATCGATGTGCAGCACCGCCACTTCCCAAATGCAGTCTTTATCGGGGTGCAGGCCGGTGATCTGCACATCGATGATGGCCAGTGCACGCTTAAATAGAGAGGCTGCTGCAGTCACATCACTACCAAGAAGAGTTAAAGGAGATTGGCACGCGCAAAACATCTTGCGTGCCGTCTTGCATGCCGCACATTTCGTCGTGCACCACGGCGTGCACCAAGTGGAACGGGATACGCGGCATATCACGCAGCAGATCGCGCGCGTGCTCAACTGAGCGCAGGTGCAAGGTTTTACCGTTGCCATCACTGAGCGGATGAGCACGGCCACCCATATGCGCCTCCAGCAGGTAGATACCGCCCTCGATAGAGATCAGGTTAAGGGCTTCGATATTCCCGGCATGGGCGTGCTGCGACAGGTCTTGTAAGTTCATGGTTATTACCTCAGGCGCGCAAAGCTATACATAAAATTGTACAAATACAATTCTTGTACAAGATCACCAAAACACAAGGTAAAACGCAAACCGCCCGTCCGTTTTGCAACGGCCGGGCGGTCGGTAAAGCGCAGTCGGTTTAGGCGTCGTGCTTGGTCAGCTTATCCAAGTAACCCATGGCGAACGCCGAACCGACAAAAGTCAGGTGAATAATCACGTACCACATCAGCTTGCTCTCAGGGATGTTCTTGGCATCCATGAACACCTTGAGCAGATGGATTGAAGAAATTGCCACGATGGACGCGGCCACTTTCATCTTCAGCGAACTGGAATCCATTTTGCCAAGCCAGCTGAGTTTTTCAGTGCCTGCACTGATATTCAGCTGAGAAACGAAATTCTCATAACCCGACAGCATCACCATCACCAACAGACCACCGACCAGCGCCATGTCGACCAGTGACAGGATCACCAAAATCAGGTTGGCCTCGGACATGGCAAACACGTTGGGCAAAATATGAAAGACCTCCTGAAAAAACTTCAGGCCCAAGGCCAGCAGGCCAAGCGAAAGGCCAAAATAAATCGGCGCCAGCAGCCAACGCGAGGCGTACATGGCATTTTCGATAAAGCGTTCCATAAGGGCTTACTCAGGGTTGCAAATTGCCGGCGAGTATACTCAGCGCCGGCGCTCAAACAACCCCGTATTGAATCGCTTGCTAACCGCCTAACTGGCCACCCAACCACTGTGGATAACCTTATACGCAGGCTGTGAATCAGCCGCTAACGCAGAGAACCTGCACAGCGCACAAATAGGCGACCAACAGCGGCTTAGGTTTCTGGCTGAAACAGGCCTTGAGCAGCAGAGTGACCGCGCTGCGCGTTTAAACGGCGTAATTGCGCCTGAATATGCAGCCGCCAAATCGGCACATCCGCGCAAGGTTCATAACCCATAGCGCGCAAGTTCTCAGCAATATCAACAAGGATGCGTTGCGCCGCGTAAGCCCCGTGGAATGGGCCTTGCGTTTTAATCGCTGAAGGCTGTGCGGCCGACATGCCAGCCGCGCAGATCAACGTCCAGAACCCGCTGTTGCCGGCCAACGGCAACACGGCGCATTCAATACGCGTGTCCAAACCCAAGCAGTGACGGGTGAGATTAAGGTAGCGCAGCATGGCAGCGACCCTCTCGTGAGCAGGCCTTGAGCCTACACCCGCACAGCCGCCGCAGGGAAGCCAACCGCCAACCGGCACCCTGTGGATAACTGTGTGGATTAAAACAGCGCAGGCCCACGGCGCAAGCAGCGGGCTGATGCGCTCAGTGACTGGTTTAGCAGCGGACGAACACTCCGTGCACAGCGGTCACTCGGCGGCGGGCTTTTTCGCCCGCGGCTTCTTCTCTTTGAGCGCAACAACCGGCTCTGCCTTGCTTGGTTCTTCTTTGTCGTCGTCCATGCCCATGGCGGCGATGTCGCGCAGGCGCTCGACCACGCGCGCATTGACGCTACCTGCGGGGAACTGGCCCTGCTCATTGGGTGAACCGGCATCCTCGCCGACCAACAAGCTCAGCGCCTCGTCGACATGACGCACGGCGTAGATATGAAACTGCCCAGCGCCAACCGCCTGCAGCACCCGCTCATCGAGCATCAGGGTGGTGACGTTGGAATGCGGGATGATTGCGCCCTGCTCGCCGGTCAAGCCACGGGCCTCACACAGCCGAAAGAACCCCTCGATCTTCTCGTTAAGCCCGCCAACCGCCTGCACTTCGCCGAACTGATTGATTGAGCCGGTGATGGCGAAACACTGCTTGAGCGGTGTACGTGATAACGCCGAGATCAGCGTGCACACCTCGCCCAGCGACGCGCTGTCGCCGTCGACGTAGCCATAGGACTGCTCCAGCGCAATGCTCGCGGAGATTTCCAAGGGGAACTCTTGGGCATAGCGGCTGCCCAGGTAGCCGGTAAGAATCATCACGCCCTTGGAGTGGATCGGCTGACCGAGGTTGACCTCACGCTCAATGTCAACGATGCCGCTGCCGCCCGGATACACCGTGGCGGAAATGCGCGCGGGCACGCCGAAGGCTGAGTCGCCCACTTCCAGCACGGTCAGGCCATTACATTTACCCACCGCCGCGCCGGCGGTGTCGATCAGGATGATCCCGGCCAACATGTCATCGATGATCCGCGCCGACACACGCCCAGTGCGGGTGGCCTTGGCCTTGAGTGCGCGCTCGATATGCCCGGCGTCTGTCACTTCATCACCGGCCAAGCTGCGGATAAAGTCTGCCTCGCTGACCAGCTGAAATAAATCACCAATGCGCGCCGATAAACGCCCTTGGTGCTCAGCCAGCCGCGCGCTATAAGTCGCCACCCGCGCCACAGCAGCCGCGGTGAGCGGCGCCATGCCTTCTTCCGAGGTGCGGGTTTTGAGTAACTGGGCGAACTGCTCTAGGCTGTCGTCAGCCAGCGGGATGTCCTCATCGAAGTCGACCAGCACGCGGAACATTTCCTGGAAGTCCGGATCAAGGTCCTGCAGCGTGTAATACAGCTGACGCGAGCCGATGATCACCACCTTAAGGTGCAGTGGAATCATCTGCGGCGTCAGGGTCACGGTGGCGACGCGACCCAGATCACCCAGCGGCGATTCCATCTTCAACTGGCGCGATTGCAGGGCGCGTTTGAGTGCATCCCAGACAAACGGCTCGCTGAGCATCTTTTCTGCTTCAAGAATCAGAAAACCGCCATTGGCTCGATGCAGCGCACCGGGGCGCAACTGGCGATAACTGGTGTAGAGCGCGCCTTGGTCGGTGTTGTATTCAATGCGGCCAAACAAATTGTCGTAGGTCGGGTGCGGCTCAAACACAACCGGCGCGCCGCCTTGGGCGTGATGGCCGACCACCACGCTTGGGCAGTACTGCTCTTCCAGTAGCTTGCGTGTTTGCGCATCGATTTTATCCACCTCAACCAACTGCTCGACCACGGTTTTCAGCAGGTTGACCTGCATCGCCTGCAGGTAGGCGCAGACGCCGGCGTTCTCGGCATACTTTTGCGACAGTGGTGCGAGGAGCGGTTGCAAGGCAACAGTGATGGTTTCTTCATTGAGCTGACGCAGCAGGTTGCTGGATTCGCGCTTCCACTGCGGCAGGCTGGCCAGCTCTTCGTTCAGACGCTCTTCCAGCGTGGCGATATCCGCATGGAAACGCTCACGGTCGACCTCTGGTAACTGGGCAAACTCAGCTTCATCCAGCGCCTTGCCTTCAAGCATAGGGGTGAAGGCGATATTGCTGCTGTCGCGGTACAGGGCAATGCTTTTTTCCAGCGACAAACGTTCAATTACATCCAGCGCATGGTCGTAACGCTTATTGAACGCGCGGTCGATGGCGTTCTTCTTCTGCTGGAACGAGGGGTGCTCGAACACCGCAGGGAAGGTCGCCAGTAGGTTATCGATCAAGCCATTGATATCTGCCAAAAACGCTGGCGCGTTGCCCGGCGGCAACTCCAGCGCGCG is from Pseudomonas sp. TMP9 and encodes:
- a CDS encoding AAA family ATPase, whose product is MPDSVAAHLRLAPEALTRPFSPEQFNFTNTEELEPFRGVLGQERAVEALQFGVAMPRPGYNVFVMGEPGTGRFSFVKRYLSAEAKRLQTPADRFYINHFDEPREPRALELPPGNAPAFLADINGLIDNLLATFPAVFEHPSFQQKKNAIDRAFNKRYDHALDVIERLSLEKSIALYRDSSNIAFTPMLEGKALDEAEFAQLPEVDRERFHADIATLEERLNEELASLPQWKRESSNLLRQLNEETITVALQPLLAPLSQKYAENAGVCAYLQAMQVNLLKTVVEQLVEVDKIDAQTRKLLEEQYCPSVVVGHHAQGGAPVVFEPHPTYDNLFGRIEYNTDQGALYTSYRQLRPGALHRANGGFLILEAEKMLSEPFVWDALKRALQSRQLKMESPLGDLGRVATVTLTPQMIPLHLKVVIIGSRQLYYTLQDLDPDFQEMFRVLVDFDEDIPLADDSLEQFAQLLKTRTSEEGMAPLTAAAVARVATYSARLAEHQGRLSARIGDLFQLVSEADFIRSLAGDEVTDAGHIERALKAKATRTGRVSARIIDDMLAGIILIDTAGAAVGKCNGLTVLEVGDSAFGVPARISATVYPGGSGIVDIEREVNLGQPIHSKGVMILTGYLGSRYAQEFPLEISASIALEQSYGYVDGDSASLGEVCTLISALSRTPLKQCFAITGSINQFGEVQAVGGLNEKIEGFFRLCEARGLTGEQGAIIPHSNVTTLMLDERVLQAVGAGQFHIYAVRHVDEALSLLVGEDAGSPNEQGQFPAGSVNARVVERLRDIAAMGMDDDKEEPSKAEPVVALKEKKPRAKKPAAE
- a CDS encoding TIGR00645 family protein codes for the protein MERFIENAMYASRWLLAPIYFGLSLGLLALGLKFFQEVFHILPNVFAMSEANLILVILSLVDMALVGGLLVMVMLSGYENFVSQLNISAGTEKLSWLGKMDSSSLKMKVAASIVAISSIHLLKVFMDAKNIPESKLMWYVIIHLTFVGSAFAMGYLDKLTKHDA
- a CDS encoding DUF6482 family protein gives rise to the protein MNLQDLSQHAHAGNIEALNLISIEGGIYLLEAHMGGRAHPLSDGNGKTLHLRSVEHARDLLRDMPRIPFHLVHAVVHDEMCGMQDGTQDVLRVPISFNSSW
- a CDS encoding exonuclease domain-containing protein — encoded protein: MTAAASLFKRALAIIDVQITGLHPDKDCIWEVAVLHIDNGCVVARHAWLLNPACALPSRISRVSGVLPAELADQPRFVEIAEALAQCLEGRVVVGHNLRVAHAFLRRGFALAGQTVRYRQLCTLQLARAAWPDLPCHSLDALCEGQSISRFFQHRALPDAEAVWQLLSALVAQVPADALNLQVARQLRKAAVPRFMTAARLQALPARPGVYYFYGENQALLYIGKSRNLRQRVQSHFQNDHHSRRTLQMAQQVREIGVQPTAGELGALLLESAEVKRLLPLYNRQLRRQRDLLTWALMPGVKGLQPELQIVGQGVLADSSVGLFRSRRQAQAWLRSEAARNQLCLKLLGLEGGEGACFATQLGVCRGACCGLEPREVHDARLLAACEQLRVATWPWSGPVAWVERDLEQGLCQWHVLDQWRHVATVDDPKLIDAARQQPAQAFSLDAYHILLSHLRRFPQTEVVVL